A genomic window from Pseudomonas cavernicola includes:
- a CDS encoding ATP-dependent nuclease, whose product MHVKSIKLINFKKFRDELLEFNDDVNIFVGDNNAGKSTILEALEIVLNYNHRGRPFNGEFSPDLFNQDAVTQFLASDLSSKHLPSLIIEAYIDGVPEYRGSNNSQKADAQGVVVQACFDPSLEAVYEAHLLTKPNITSIPIEFYKVEWLDFGWNPIKPIAKKFKALYIDPTRIHPTMGKNQYISSILNTALAKEELVKLTLNYRENLQVFNNSGEVRTVNASLDAGHLITDSKLTIAASTLPAGSIQTGLQLEVDDVPFHFIGKGEQSNVQIKLAIQNKSHDIDLVMMEEPENHLSHTNLNKLVHYIETQRADKQLFLTTHSSYVLNKLSIDKICLVQSGYKRLHTLDPKVVKTLKRLPGYDTLRVALSGKVVLVEGPSDELVLKKIYQRKHNRLPEQDGIDIIVVRGVGFKTFIEVGKEIGTKIHVLRDNDGDYDGNVVQGRLEYAGFPNIQLYSSMNNAEFSLEPAMIYANAIDIQTLDAFAKEALSKETFNIYNAEVTLEDRRENLIRWFKSVKGNGKGARKVDSAVKLFDGELDFKYPAFLDEVLDFA is encoded by the coding sequence GTGCACGTTAAATCGATCAAGCTAATCAACTTCAAAAAATTTCGAGACGAACTTCTAGAATTCAACGACGACGTCAATATTTTTGTCGGCGACAACAATGCCGGTAAAAGCACAATTCTAGAAGCGTTAGAAATTGTGCTCAATTACAACCATCGGGGACGGCCCTTCAACGGCGAATTCTCCCCTGATCTTTTCAATCAGGACGCCGTCACTCAATTTCTCGCTTCCGACTTGAGCTCCAAGCACCTACCCAGTCTGATCATAGAAGCCTACATTGACGGTGTGCCTGAGTACCGAGGCTCGAACAACAGCCAAAAGGCTGACGCTCAGGGCGTCGTAGTACAAGCCTGTTTCGACCCGTCGCTGGAGGCTGTTTACGAGGCTCACCTGCTGACCAAGCCGAATATCACTAGCATTCCGATTGAGTTCTATAAGGTGGAATGGCTCGATTTCGGCTGGAACCCGATAAAACCAATCGCCAAGAAGTTCAAGGCGCTGTATATCGACCCCACACGTATCCACCCCACCATGGGGAAGAACCAGTACATCTCGAGCATCCTCAACACCGCGTTGGCGAAGGAAGAGCTCGTCAAGCTGACCCTCAATTATCGTGAAAACCTGCAGGTGTTTAACAACTCTGGGGAGGTCAGGACGGTCAATGCCAGCCTTGATGCGGGTCACCTTATCACTGATAGCAAGCTCACTATTGCAGCAAGTACGTTACCAGCGGGCTCCATCCAGACTGGCCTACAGCTTGAGGTCGATGATGTGCCGTTTCACTTCATCGGCAAGGGTGAACAGAGCAACGTGCAGATCAAACTGGCCATTCAGAACAAATCCCACGACATCGATCTGGTGATGATGGAAGAGCCCGAAAACCATCTATCGCACACCAATCTGAACAAGCTGGTGCATTACATCGAAACCCAGCGGGCGGACAAGCAGCTGTTCCTCACCACCCACAGCTCCTATGTGTTGAACAAGCTGAGTATCGATAAGATTTGCCTAGTGCAGTCGGGGTACAAAAGGCTGCACACGCTAGACCCTAAAGTGGTAAAGACCCTCAAGCGTCTTCCTGGCTACGACACCTTGCGGGTGGCACTGTCGGGCAAGGTCGTCCTGGTCGAGGGGCCGTCGGACGAACTGGTGCTCAAGAAAATCTACCAACGGAAACATAACCGACTACCCGAGCAGGACGGGATCGATATCATCGTGGTACGCGGTGTGGGGTTCAAGACGTTCATCGAGGTGGGCAAAGAGATAGGCACCAAGATCCATGTGCTCAGGGATAACGACGGCGACTATGACGGTAACGTTGTGCAAGGACGTCTGGAATATGCCGGGTTCCCTAACATCCAGCTGTACTCGTCGATGAACAACGCCGAATTTTCGCTTGAGCCAGCAATGATTTATGCCAACGCAATTGACATCCAAACCCTTGACGCTTTCGCGAAGGAAGCCTTGTCGAAGGAAACCTTCAATATCTACAACGCAGAGGTCACTCTGGAGGATCGAAGGGAGAATCTGATCCGTTGGTTCAAAAGCGTAAAGGGCAACGGTAAAGGCGCTCGAAAGGTTGATTCGGCAGTCAAACTTTTCGATGGTGAATTGGATTTCAAGTACCCAGCCTTTCTGGACGAGGTGCTCGATTTTGCCTAA
- a CDS encoding UvrD-helicase domain-containing protein, translating to MPNELWIAGAGSGKTHKIITEAIEVIKAGGRVLVVTYTTNNQAELRARFVELYGASSEHFVVKGLFSFYLEDMVRPYQSEVFPDRITTISFTENNPHLIPGTTYYIEGRAEKSEDGTINPLHYLTPCKSKAYSGLLAKLASLIAKLSKDAPAKRLKEIYQRVFFDEVQDLVGWDYDVIKSLNKVMVDSICCVGDFRQTIYTTTFGHKAPQTPQQKVDYFVGKMKFEKHSMPKNRRCIQEICDLSDTIHPGLYDKTVSGVEKVPDEISHHHGTFIVKQSQVRDYLAAFQPQVLRWSSTTGTGYLPGNLICYTFGSCKGLGFDRVLMIPPDKHLKFVGGNAKVFDKDKTEESRNKLYVAITRARYSLAFLVEDKKVKGLPYPVWDGAGALTAAIET from the coding sequence TTGCCTAACGAACTCTGGATCGCGGGCGCCGGGTCAGGGAAAACGCACAAGATCATTACTGAAGCCATTGAGGTCATCAAGGCTGGTGGGCGGGTACTTGTAGTCACTTATACGACCAATAATCAGGCAGAGCTACGCGCTCGTTTTGTTGAGCTGTACGGTGCTAGCAGTGAGCACTTCGTCGTCAAGGGACTGTTCTCTTTTTACCTGGAAGATATGGTACGCCCCTATCAGAGCGAGGTATTTCCAGATCGGATCACGACTATCTCGTTCACTGAGAACAACCCTCATTTGATACCAGGTACAACCTACTACATTGAAGGCCGAGCTGAAAAATCAGAAGACGGCACGATCAATCCGCTACATTACCTGACACCCTGCAAATCCAAGGCGTACTCCGGACTGTTGGCAAAGCTTGCGAGTCTCATTGCGAAGCTATCCAAAGATGCCCCTGCCAAGCGGCTGAAAGAGATTTATCAAAGGGTCTTTTTTGATGAAGTGCAGGATTTGGTCGGTTGGGACTACGACGTGATCAAATCACTCAACAAGGTCATGGTCGACTCGATCTGTTGTGTGGGCGACTTTCGACAGACAATCTACACCACGACGTTCGGCCATAAAGCTCCGCAGACGCCTCAACAGAAGGTCGATTACTTCGTCGGGAAAATGAAGTTCGAAAAGCATTCGATGCCGAAGAATCGTAGGTGCATCCAAGAAATCTGCGACCTCTCCGACACGATCCACCCGGGGCTGTATGACAAGACGGTATCGGGTGTCGAGAAAGTGCCAGACGAAATATCGCATCACCACGGCACCTTCATAGTGAAGCAATCTCAGGTGCGCGATTACCTGGCAGCGTTTCAGCCCCAAGTACTGCGCTGGTCGTCAACCACCGGCACTGGATACCTACCGGGCAACCTTATCTGTTACACGTTCGGGTCCTGCAAAGGCTTAGGCTTTGATCGAGTGCTTATGATCCCGCCAGATAAACATCTGAAGTTCGTTGGCGGGAATGCCAAGGTGTTCGACAAGGATAAAACGGAGGAGTCGCGAAACAAACTATACGTCGCGATCACCCGGGCGCGCTATAGCCTGGCCTTCCTCGTCGAGGACAAGAAGGTGAAAGGGCTCCCTTACCCCGTTTGGGATGGCGCTGGCGCGCTCACTGCAGCGATTGAAACCTGA
- a CDS encoding helix-turn-helix domain-containing protein translates to MSEAQAVAPEGRGKLMLKWRTTLGWSVGEVAKRVGVSTRTISSVESGSQIMPDARWRLLVHEVAAEVQRGDSLDCVVVLGERQTPIDVVSSDNYAGYTVSEDGRTALIASHSINRQGTPELHRQRFSVELNHHVIRAIERWETARQEEIPSNQRAAYDMQRWLMRMVLKGELNNPNLTKLKAAINDAKSELEHATDEPEDVRLKLMNKMDRAIAELMEEVAKSTK, encoded by the coding sequence ATGTCTGAAGCCCAGGCTGTCGCTCCAGAAGGGCGTGGCAAACTTATGTTGAAGTGGCGAACGACACTCGGCTGGAGTGTCGGCGAAGTCGCCAAGCGTGTCGGAGTCAGCACGCGCACTATTTCATCCGTCGAAAGCGGCAGCCAGATAATGCCGGATGCTCGTTGGCGTTTGCTTGTTCATGAGGTGGCGGCAGAGGTACAGCGTGGCGACTCGTTGGACTGCGTTGTTGTTTTAGGCGAACGCCAAACGCCAATCGACGTTGTCTCGAGTGATAACTATGCAGGTTACACGGTCAGTGAGGACGGACGTACGGCACTGATTGCGTCGCATAGCATCAATCGCCAAGGCACTCCAGAACTTCACCGCCAACGATTTTCGGTCGAGTTGAACCACCACGTAATTCGGGCAATTGAGCGCTGGGAGACTGCAAGGCAGGAAGAAATCCCCAGCAACCAGCGTGCTGCTTACGATATGCAGCGCTGGTTAATGCGCATGGTGCTCAAGGGAGAACTCAACAACCCCAATCTGACGAAGCTGAAAGCAGCAATCAACGATGCTAAATCTGAACTCGAACATGCCACGGATGAGCCTGAAGATGTCCGTCTGAAGCTTATGAACAAAATGGATAGGGCGATCGCTGAGCTCATGGAGGAAGTGGCTAAATCGACGAAATAA
- the tnpB gene encoding IS66 family insertion sequence element accessory protein TnpB (TnpB, as the term is used for proteins encoded by IS66 family insertion elements, is considered an accessory protein, since TnpC, encoded by a neighboring gene, is a DDE family transposase.) has protein sequence MMRPDAKVEKVYLYPKPVDFRKSIDGLAALVELDIKVAVFDPVLFVFLNKTRNRVKILYWERNGFCLWLKRLESERFKTSPEPSDEAIVLTAQELNWLLDGFDLWRNRPHQVLTPRFVA, from the coding sequence ATGATGCGTCCCGACGCCAAGGTCGAAAAAGTCTACCTCTACCCCAAGCCGGTGGATTTCCGAAAGTCCATCGACGGACTGGCTGCTCTGGTTGAGTTGGATATCAAGGTGGCGGTGTTCGACCCGGTGCTATTTGTCTTCCTCAACAAAACTCGCAACCGAGTGAAGATATTGTATTGGGAACGCAACGGTTTCTGCCTGTGGCTCAAGCGCCTCGAGTCCGAACGCTTCAAAACTTCGCCCGAGCCCAGTGACGAAGCTATCGTGCTGACGGCTCAGGAGTTGAATTGGTTGCTGGACGGTTTTGATCTCTGGCGCAACCGTCCGCATCAGGTTCTGACGCCTAGATTTGTCGCGTAG
- the tnpC gene encoding IS66 family transposase, which translates to MNLMPENLPDDPVLLKQMLLEALGRQAEVAQAFQVQIVDLKEQIKLLRQRLFGRKSEQSVDSATPQLALFNEAESVAMPVTDETGEEEVVTPATRRGKRKPLPADLPRVEVVHELPEHELTCACGCRKHSIGEEVSEQLEIVPMQIRVIKHIRKVYACRDCEAAPVTADKPAQLIEKSLASPSVLAMLLTTKYVDGLPLHRFEKVLGRHGVDIPRHTLARWVIQCGEHLQPLLNLMRDRLLASPVIHCDETRVQVLKEPDRDPTSQSWMWVQTGGPPDKPVILFDYSTSRAQEVPSRLLEGYRGYLMSDDYAGYNALGAQPGVERLGCWAHARRKFVEAQKVQPKGKTGRADIALNLINQLYSIERDLKEVGDDQRLAGRQQHSLPVLEQLKSWLEKTQPQVTAHNALGKAVNYLASNWSKLERYVEAGHLPIDNNAAERAIRPFVIGRKNWLFSDTPRGATASAQLYSLVETAKANGQEPYTWLRHVLERLPQATSVEHYETLLPWNCTPEMPR; encoded by the coding sequence ATGAATTTGATGCCCGAAAACCTCCCTGATGACCCCGTGCTGCTCAAGCAAATGCTGCTTGAAGCGCTTGGCCGTCAGGCAGAAGTTGCTCAGGCTTTTCAAGTTCAGATAGTCGATCTGAAAGAGCAGATCAAGTTGCTTCGCCAACGCTTGTTCGGACGTAAATCCGAGCAGTCAGTTGACTCAGCCACTCCACAGTTGGCCCTTTTCAACGAAGCGGAAAGTGTCGCCATGCCGGTCACCGACGAGACTGGTGAAGAGGAAGTCGTTACTCCAGCCACACGCCGTGGCAAGCGCAAGCCGTTACCTGCCGATCTGCCGCGCGTCGAAGTCGTCCACGAACTGCCCGAGCATGAACTGACCTGTGCCTGCGGTTGCCGCAAGCACAGCATCGGCGAAGAAGTCAGCGAACAGCTGGAGATCGTGCCGATGCAGATCCGCGTGATCAAACACATCCGCAAGGTTTACGCTTGCCGCGACTGCGAAGCTGCACCGGTCACCGCTGACAAACCGGCACAGCTGATCGAAAAAAGCCTGGCCAGCCCCAGCGTGTTGGCGATGCTGCTGACCACCAAATACGTCGACGGCTTGCCGCTGCACCGGTTCGAAAAAGTCCTGGGCCGTCACGGTGTCGATATCCCGCGGCACACCCTGGCGCGCTGGGTTATCCAGTGCGGTGAGCACCTGCAACCGCTGCTCAACCTGATGCGCGATCGGTTGCTGGCAAGCCCTGTCATCCACTGCGATGAAACGCGGGTGCAGGTGCTGAAAGAACCTGATCGAGACCCGACTAGCCAATCCTGGATGTGGGTGCAAACCGGTGGACCGCCAGATAAACCGGTGATCCTGTTTGACTACTCGACCAGCCGAGCGCAGGAGGTGCCGTCGCGCCTGCTCGAAGGTTATCGCGGCTACCTGATGAGCGATGACTACGCCGGGTATAACGCTTTGGGTGCGCAACCGGGTGTCGAGCGTTTGGGCTGCTGGGCCCATGCACGGCGCAAGTTCGTCGAGGCGCAAAAAGTACAACCCAAAGGCAAGACCGGTCGGGCCGATATCGCGCTGAACCTGATCAACCAGCTGTACAGCATCGAACGCGACCTCAAAGAGGTCGGTGATGACCAGCGACTGGCTGGTCGTCAGCAACACAGCCTGCCAGTACTGGAGCAACTCAAAAGCTGGCTGGAGAAAACCCAGCCGCAGGTCACCGCGCACAATGCCTTGGGCAAAGCGGTCAACTACTTGGCCAGCAACTGGAGCAAGCTCGAACGCTACGTCGAAGCCGGACATCTGCCCATCGATAATAACGCCGCCGAGCGCGCCATCCGGCCCTTCGTCATCGGCCGCAAGAACTGGTTGTTCAGTGACACCCCCAGGGGTGCGACCGCCAGCGCCCAACTCTACAGCCTGGTGGAAACCGCCAAAGCCAACGGCCAAGAGCCTTATACGTGGCTGCGCCACGTACTCGAGCGCTTGCCACAGGCCACCTCGGTAGAGCATTACGAAACCTTACTCCCGTGGAACTGCACGCCAGAAATGCCACGGTAA
- a CDS encoding recombinase family protein: protein MNPKPRFVRAYLRASTVEQDADRARQMLVDFAQEHGQHVAAFYLENESGTKLNRPELFRLLKDAQPGDILLCEQVDRLSRLVEADWLKLRSIIAAKELHIVALDLPTSHQFMTGAQGDSFTGRMLSAINSMLLDMLAAVARKDYEDRRRRTLQGIAKAKDAGKYKGRLIDAALHARIKACLNSGMPIRKAATVCDCAKSTVQRVKASLERDELKAAG, encoded by the coding sequence ATGAACCCAAAACCCCGCTTTGTACGGGCGTACCTGCGCGCGTCCACTGTGGAGCAGGACGCGGATCGAGCGCGGCAAATGCTCGTGGATTTCGCCCAGGAGCATGGCCAGCACGTCGCGGCCTTCTACCTGGAGAACGAGAGCGGCACCAAACTCAACCGCCCGGAGCTGTTCCGCCTGCTGAAGGATGCCCAGCCCGGCGACATCCTCTTGTGCGAGCAGGTGGATCGCCTGAGCAGGTTGGTCGAAGCCGACTGGCTCAAGCTGCGCAGCATCATCGCCGCCAAGGAGCTGCACATCGTCGCCCTCGACCTGCCGACCTCGCACCAGTTTATGACCGGGGCGCAGGGCGACAGCTTCACCGGGCGCATGTTGTCGGCGATCAACAGCATGCTGCTGGACATGCTCGCCGCTGTGGCCCGCAAGGACTACGAGGACAGGCGGCGGCGCACCCTGCAGGGGATCGCCAAGGCCAAGGACGCCGGCAAGTACAAGGGTCGCCTGATCGACGCCGCGCTGCACGCCCGGATCAAGGCCTGCCTCAACTCGGGGATGCCCATCAGGAAGGCGGCGACCGTCTGCGACTGCGCGAAGTCCACGGTGCAGCGGGTCAAGGCGAGCCTCGAACGCGACGAGCTGAAGGCCGCAGGCTAG